In the Salinisphaera sp. T31B1 genome, one interval contains:
- a CDS encoding helix-turn-helix transcriptional regulator: protein MGTFVNSIKFVTEQCCNCGMPFAMTADFKRRRLSDRKEFYCPAGHPQHYTGKSEAQKLRDELEHARRYAARQLTRASVAENQRDEARRAHRRMRKRIQNGVCPCCNRTFQNLMRHMQDQHGGNPHERLRVARLQLGLTQAQLADEAAQTAHISAPVVSNYERGKPVSAAARVDIETWLEQQG from the coding sequence ATGGGCACCTTCGTCAACAGCATCAAATTCGTCACCGAACAGTGCTGCAACTGCGGCATGCCGTTCGCGATGACCGCCGACTTCAAACGCCGGCGGCTGAGCGATCGCAAAGAATTCTATTGCCCGGCCGGCCATCCACAGCACTACACCGGTAAGAGCGAAGCGCAGAAGCTGCGCGACGAGCTGGAGCATGCACGCCGGTACGCTGCCCGCCAGCTGACCCGCGCCAGCGTGGCCGAGAATCAGCGTGACGAGGCGCGCCGCGCCCATCGGCGCATGCGCAAGCGGATCCAGAACGGCGTCTGCCCCTGCTGTAACCGCACGTTTCAAAACCTCATGCGGCACATGCAGGATCAGCACGGCGGGAACCCGCATGAGCGGCTGCGCGTCGCGCGCCTGCAACTCGGGCTGACACAAGCCCAGCTCGCCGACGAAGCCGCTCAGACAGCACACATATCGGCGCCGGTGGTCAGCAACTACGAACGCGGCAAACCGGTATCGGCCGCTGCGCGCGTTGACATCGAAACTTGGCTGGAGCAGCAAGGATGA
- a CDS encoding tyrosine-type recombinase/integrase, whose translation MPKRATGLTKRWSRDRQTYWWEIDKRVGGERLRVSTGTSDYAEAERRLAYEVEQARQRQVYGVSEARTFAQAAARYLDENGHKRPRTIARDILALDFFMPYIGHLPLHQVHQGTLQPAIAARSARVCNGTVNRDMAAVRRPLTLSARLWRDENGRPWLNTVPLIQKLPEHGKRRPYPLTWDEQRLLFDHLPRDLERMALFDVNTGMRDQEICQMKWSWEERIDGHSVFVIPPEVAKNGEARLVVCNRVAQNVIDGQRGAHGTWVWPSSRPSRAGFIGPVGRMLNNGWRSARTKAAEKYSETIGGPCPRDYARIRVHDLRHTFGRRLRAADVSKEDRADLLGHRSGSITTDYSAAEIHNLIAAANKVCDGKSRPLLRVVG comes from the coding sequence ATGCCGAAACGAGCAACAGGGCTCACAAAGCGATGGTCGAGAGATCGCCAGACGTACTGGTGGGAAATCGACAAGAGGGTCGGCGGCGAGCGCCTACGCGTCAGCACGGGCACGAGCGACTACGCAGAAGCGGAGCGCCGGCTAGCATACGAGGTCGAGCAGGCACGGCAGCGGCAGGTCTACGGGGTTTCAGAAGCGCGAACGTTCGCCCAGGCGGCGGCGCGGTATCTGGACGAAAACGGCCACAAACGCCCGCGCACGATCGCCCGCGACATACTGGCGCTGGATTTCTTCATGCCGTACATCGGGCACTTGCCGCTGCATCAAGTACATCAGGGCACGCTACAGCCGGCCATAGCGGCCCGTAGCGCGCGCGTGTGCAACGGCACGGTGAATCGGGACATGGCGGCCGTCAGGCGCCCGCTCACGCTCTCTGCGCGTTTGTGGCGAGACGAGAATGGGCGGCCTTGGCTGAATACCGTCCCGCTGATCCAGAAACTGCCGGAGCACGGCAAGCGGCGGCCATACCCGCTCACATGGGACGAGCAGCGCCTGCTGTTCGATCATCTGCCAAGGGACCTGGAACGCATGGCGTTGTTCGATGTGAACACCGGCATGCGCGATCAGGAAATCTGTCAGATGAAATGGTCGTGGGAGGAACGGATCGATGGCCATTCCGTGTTCGTGATCCCGCCCGAAGTGGCGAAGAACGGCGAAGCCCGGCTGGTCGTGTGCAACCGTGTCGCGCAGAACGTCATCGACGGGCAGCGCGGCGCGCACGGCACGTGGGTCTGGCCATCGTCGCGGCCAAGCCGCGCCGGCTTCATAGGGCCAGTCGGCCGCATGCTCAATAACGGGTGGCGGTCTGCGCGCACGAAAGCGGCAGAGAAATACTCGGAGACGATCGGCGGGCCGTGCCCGCGGGACTACGCGCGCATTCGCGTGCACGACCTGCGCCACACGTTCGGCCGGCGCCTCAGGGCAGCAGATGTATCAAAGGAGGACCGCGCGGATCTGCTGGGGCACCGGTCGGGATCGATCACAACGGACTATTCCGCGGCCGAGATCCACAACCTGATTGCCGCCGCGAACAAGGTTTGCGACGGCAAAAGCCGCCCGCTTTTGCGGGTGGTCGGATGA